A genomic window from Brassica oleracea var. oleracea cultivar TO1000 chromosome C8, BOL, whole genome shotgun sequence includes:
- the LOC106307604 gene encoding pentatricopeptide repeat-containing protein At3g24000, mitochondrial has product MYTKFGRVKPARHLFDEMPVRSEASWNTMMSGLVRVGLYREGVGFFKDMCGLGVRPSGFVIASLVTACGRGGCMFKEGVQVHGFVVKSGLLSDVYVSTAVLHLYGVYGLVSCSRKVFEEMPVRNVVSWTSLMVGYSDKGDPEEVIDIYKGMRGEGVGCNENSMSLVISSCGLLKDESLGCQIIGEVIKSGLERKLAVENSLVSMFGNMGNVDYAKYIFDQMSERDTISWNSIAAAYAQNGHCEESLWVFHLMRHVHDEVNSTTVSTLLSVLGHVDYHRWGRGIHALVVKMGFDSVVCVCNTLLRMYAGAGRSEEAELVFKQMPAKDLISWNSLMACFVEDGRSLDALELLCSMIRTGKSANYVSFTSALAACFSHEFLDKGRILHGLVMVTGLFDNQIIGNALVSMYGKIGEMSESRRVLLQMPRLDEVAWNALIGGYAEDEDTDNALEAFRTMRMKGVPANYITVVSVLGACLTPGDLHKHGKPLHAYIVSAGFESDEHVKNSLITMYAKCGDLSSSHDLFNRLENRNIITWNAMLAANAHHGHGEEVLKLVSKMRSLGLNLDQFSFSEGLSAAAKLAVLEEGQQLHGLAVKLGFEQDCFIFNAAADMYNKCGELNEAVKMLPPSVNRSLPSWNILISAFGRHGYFEKVCETFHEMVESGTKPGHVTFVSLLTACSHGGLVDQGLAYYDMIARDFGIKPAIEHCVCVIDLLGRSGRLAEAETFISNMPMKPNDLVWRSLLASCKIHGDLDRGRRAAEHLSKLEPEDDSVYVLSSNMFATTGRWEDVESVRNQMGFKNIKKKQACSWVKQKDKVSKFGIGDRTHPQTLEIYKKLEDIKKLIKESGYVADTSGALQDTDEEQKEQNLWNHSERLALAYALMSTPEGCTVRIFKNLRICSDCHSVYKFVSKVVGRRIVLRDQYRFHHFESGVCSCKDYW; this is encoded by the coding sequence ATGTACACGAAGTTCGGCCGAGTCAAACCCGCGCGCCACCTGTTCGACGAAATGCCTGTGAGAAGCGAAGCTTCTTGGAACACCATGATGTCGGGGCTCGTCCGCGTTGGATTGTACCGGGAAGGGGTTGGTTTTTTCAAGGATATGTGTGGTCTTGGTGTTAGGCCAAGTGGGTTTGTGATTGCTAGTTTAGTGACAGCTTGTGGTCGGGGAGGTTGTATGTTTAAAGAAGGGGTTCAAGTTCACGGCTTTGTGGTTAAGTCCGGTTTGCTCTCTGATGTTTACGTGAGTACTGCTGTTTTGCATCTCTATGGGGTTTATGGGTTGGTTTCGTGTTCGAGGAAAGTCTTTGAGGAGATGCCTGTGAGAAATGTGGTGTCTTGGACTTCGTTGATGGTTGGTTACTCGGATAAGGGTGACCCAGAGGAAGTGATTGATATTTATAAAGGTATGAGGGGAGAAGGAGTTGGGTGTAATGAAAACTCCATGTCTTTGGTTATCAGTTCTTGCGGGTTGCTTAAAGATGAGTCATTGGGGTGTCAGATTATCGGAGAGGTTATCAAATCAGGACTGGAGAGGAAGCTGGCAGTGGAGAATTCGCTTGTGTCCATGTTTGGTAACATGGGAAACGTAGACTATGCAAAGTACATCTTTGATCAAATGTCTGAACGTGACACAATTTCATGGAACTCGATTGCTGCAGCATATGCTCAGAATGGGCACTGTGAGGAATCGCTTTGGGTTTTTCATTTGATGCGTCATGTTCATGATGAAGTGAATTCCACCACCGTGTCAACTCTGTTATCAGTTTTGGGTCATGTAGATTACCACAGATGGGGTAGAGGAATACATGCTTTGGTTGTTAAAATGGGGTTTGATTCAGTTGTCTGTGTGTGCAATACTCTTTTGCGAATGTACGCAGGCGCTGGAAGATCAGAAGAAGCAGAGTTGGTGTTTAAACAAATGCCTGCTAAAGATTTGATCTCATGGAACTCTTTGATGGCTTGTTTTGTCGAGGATGGGAGGAGCTTAGATGCTTTAGAACTTCTCTGCTCAATGATAAGGACCGGAAAATCAGCAAACTATGTGAGTTTTACAAGCGCGTTAGCTGCTTGCTTTAGTCATGAGTTTCTGGATAAGGGCAGGATCCTTCATGGGCTTGTAATGGTCACCGGTTTATTTGACAATCAGATTATTGGTAATGCGTTGGTTTCTATGTACGGAAAGATAGGCGAGATGAGCGAATCCAGACGGGTGCTACTACAGATGCCTAGACTAGATGAAGTAGCTTGGAATGCTCTTATTGGCGGCTATGCTGAGGATGAAGATACCGACAATGCACTGGAGGCTTTTAGAACTATGAGGATGAAAGGTGTTCCTGCAAATTATATCACAGTGGTAAGTGTTCTTGGTGCTTGCTTAACGCCCGGTGATTTGCATAAACATGGGAAGCCATTACACGCTTACATAGTTTCTGCTGGATTCGAATCGGATGAGCACGTGAAAAACTCGCTTATCACTATGTACGCGAAATGTGGTGATTTAAGCTCGAGTCATGACCTGTTTAATAGATTAGAGAATAGGAATATCATCACGTGGAATGCTATGCTTGCGGCGAATGCTCACCACGGTCATGGAGAAGAGGTGCTAAAACTTGTTTCAAAGATGAGAAGTTTGGGGTTGAACCTAGACCAGTTTAGTTTCTCTGAGGGACTTTCCGCTGCTGCGAAGCTAGCGGTCCTAGAGGAAGGCCAACAGCTTCATGGTTTAGCTGTGAAACTCGGGTTTGAACAAGACTGTTTCATCTTCAACGCTGCTGCAGACATGTACAACAAATGCGGTGAACTAAACGAAGCTGTGAAAATGCTTCCACCATCTGTTAATAGATCACTTCCCTCGTGGAACATACTGATATCAGCTTTTGGAAGACACGGCTATTTCGAGAAAGTGTGTGAGACTTTCCATGAGATGGTGGAAAGTGGAACCAAACCAGGCCATGTCACATTTGTCTCTCTTCTTACAGCGTGTAGCCATGGAGGATTAGTAGACCAAGGCCTTGCGTACTACGACATGATTGCTAGAGATTTCGGTATTAAACCGGCCATTGAACATTGTGTTTGCGTGATTGATCTTCTTGGGAGATCAGGGAGGTTAGCAGAAGCTGAAACCTTTATATCTAATATGCCAATGAAGCCAAACGACCTCGTATGGCGTAGCTTGCTAGCTTCCTGCAAAATCCATGGAGATTTGGACCGTGGGAGAAGAGCAGCGGAACATCTCTCGAAGCTTGAACCAGAGGATGATTCTGTTTACGTCTTGTCTTCGAACATGTTTGCAACAACAGGGAGATGGGAAGATGTGGAGAGTGTGAGAAACCAGATGGGTTTCAAGAACATCAAGAAGAAACAAGCTTGCAGTTGGGTGAAACAAAAAGACAAAGTGAGTAAGTTTGGTATCGGAGACAGAACTCATCCGCAAACATTGGAGATATACAAGAAGCTAGAAGACATCAAGAAGCTGATCAAAGAATCTGGGTATGTAGCGGATACAAGCGGGGCGTTGCAAGACACAGATGAGGAACAGAAAGAGCAGAATCTTTGGAATCATAGCGAAAGACTAGCTCTTGCTTACGCGTTGATGAGTACACCTGAAGGCTGTACGGTTAGAATCTTTAAGAACCTTCGCATATGCAGTGATTGCCACTCTGTTTACAAGTTTGTTAGTAAAGTTGTAGGACGTAGAATCGTGTTGAGAGATCAGTATCGGTTTCACCATTTTGAGAGTGGTGTGTGTTCTTGTAAGGATTACTGGTGA
- the LOC106312101 gene encoding serine/arginine-rich splicing factor SR45-like yields MAKPSRGRRSPSVSGSSSRSSSRSRSSGSRSLSRSRSLSSSSSPSRSVSSGSRSPPPRGKSSSGPARRGRSPLPPPQSKGASSPFKKAAPIQESLVLHVDSLSRNVNEGHLKEIFGNYGEVVHVELAMDRAVNLPKGYAYVEFKARADAEKALLFMDGGQIDGNVVKAKFTLPARQKLSPPPKPVSTAPKREAPKSDSAAIEKDGPGRPRETSPRRRSPLPRRLPDSPPRRRPSPPIRRRGDTPPRRRAASPPRGRSPSSPPPRRQRSPPRGSPRRIRGFPVRRRSPPPLRRRSPPRRLRSPLRRSPIRRRSRSPIRRPGLSRSRSISPRRGRGPAGRRGRSSSSYSSSPSPRRIPRKISRSRSPKRPLRGKRSSSSSSSPPSRKT; encoded by the exons ATGGCGAAACCAAGCCGTGGCCGTCGTTCGCCTTCCGTCTCCGGGTCTTCATCTCGGTCCAGCTCCAGATCTCGTTCGAGTGGGTCCAGGTCTCTTTCCCGTTCGAGATCGCTCTCTTCTTCTTCGTCTCCTTCGCGGAGCGTCAGTTCAGGGAGTCGTAGTCCTCCACCCCGTGGAAAAAG TTCTTCTGGGCCTGCTAGGCGAGGTCGCTCTCCGCTTCCTCCTCCACAGTCTAAAGGAGCCTCTTCACCCTTTAA GAAAGCCGCACCTATTCAAGAATCTCTTGTTCTCCATGTTGATTCTCTTAGCAGGAATGTGAATGAAGGCCATCTCAAAGAAATATTTG GCAATTATGGTGAAGTTGTACACGTAGAACTTGCGATGGATCGAGCT GTTAATCTTCCAAAAGGATATGCTTATGTTGAGTTCAAGGCAAGAGCTGATGCTGAAAAGGCTCTGCTGTTTATGGATGGT GGCCAAATTGATGGAAATGTTGTTAAAGCCAAGTTCACACTACCAGCGCGTCAGAAACTATCTCCACCTCCTAAACCTGTCTCAACTGCACCAAAGAGAGAGGCTCCAAAATCTGATAGTGCTGCCATTGAGAAAGATGGGCCCGGGCGCCCAAGAGAGA CTTCTCCAAGAAGGCGATCACCTCTACCTAGGAGGTTACCTGATTCTCCCCCTCGCCGGAGGCCGAGCCCTCCTATCCGCCGTCGTGGTGATACACCGCCCAGACGCAGGGCAGCATCGCCACCTAGAGGCCGTTCTCCATCTTCTCCACCTCCAAGAAGACAGAGATCTCCTCCAAG GGGCTCCCCTAGAAGAATCCGCGGCTTTCCTGTTCGAAGACGGTCTCCTCCTCCTCTAAGGCGAAG GTCACCTCCAAGGAGACTACGCAGTCCTCTCAGAAGATCTCCAATCCGCAGGCGTAGCCGATCCCCAATTCGTAGGCCTGGTCTCTCTCGTTCAAGGTCCATCTCACCCCGCAG GGGACGAGGTCCAGCTGGGAGACGTGGAAGGTCATCTTCTTCTTACTCTAGTTCGCCAAGTCCCAGAAGG ATTCCTAGGAAGATTTCGAGGAGCCGCAGTCCTAAGAG GCCACTGAGAGGAAAAAGAAGCAGCAGTAGCAGCAGCTCACCGCCTTCTCGCAAAACATAA